In a genomic window of Nesterenkonia halotolerans:
- a CDS encoding ATP-dependent nuclease — protein MDTWIDQFLAAFPDRTDVADADSTAFDFSIDRINMAGGESVPIQRAGVTAIVGSNNAGKSTLLREISELISHRRGSAERPRVAVESLNVTRRGTTADAISWLGQNASFVVQDHQSGFHRAETGILDPATIQYNWTHSSAGLGGLAGSVVFYGDAQRRFNIGGAAEMRDSHTDPPEHPIHYLQDSKELLENVSAISQQIFGKPLTLDTLGRTIRLRVGETEMEPPRIDDISAEYRERVAALHPLDAQGDGMRSLMGQLLPIITAAYKIVIIDEPEAFLHPPQAHALGAELGRIAVSTGLQIIVATHDRSFLTGLLDSGVDVSVVRLTRGDGPARGSRLDSNQLRDLWADPVLKYTNVLDGLFHRLVVVAEAEGDCAYLAAAVETGEPREDSVPRNEILFVPTGGKDGMAKVAAALTAVNVPVVVAPDLDMLADVSKLKALVESLGAEWTTEMSDAWRLATVNLNTSREPATVNDVLVSIESALHESRGEKFSAEHKKTISALSRTKDSPWSAVKEHGMSAFKGESYTAAQKLLALLDEAGVVLVREGELEGLAPEVTARKGLPWLQAALTDGQQSNQVTQAHVKRILKSGVFKIRSIVNRAA, from the coding sequence GTGGACACCTGGATCGATCAGTTTCTGGCAGCTTTCCCGGACCGCACGGACGTGGCAGATGCAGATTCGACTGCGTTCGACTTCTCGATCGACAGAATAAACATGGCCGGGGGTGAATCGGTCCCAATACAACGAGCCGGCGTCACGGCTATCGTAGGCTCGAACAACGCAGGCAAATCGACGCTTCTTCGCGAAATCTCGGAGTTGATCTCCCATCGTCGAGGATCAGCCGAACGACCCCGAGTAGCTGTCGAGTCCCTAAACGTGACTCGACGAGGAACCACTGCGGATGCAATTTCTTGGCTTGGACAGAACGCGAGTTTCGTTGTTCAGGACCATCAATCCGGGTTTCATCGAGCAGAGACGGGGATACTGGATCCGGCCACCATTCAGTACAACTGGACGCACTCTTCCGCAGGTCTTGGTGGACTCGCGGGATCCGTCGTGTTCTACGGTGACGCTCAGCGGAGATTTAATATCGGGGGTGCCGCCGAGATGCGTGACTCCCATACGGACCCGCCCGAGCATCCCATCCACTACTTACAGGACTCGAAAGAACTTCTCGAGAACGTCAGTGCAATCTCCCAACAGATATTTGGCAAGCCACTGACGTTGGACACTCTGGGTCGAACCATACGCCTACGCGTCGGCGAGACAGAGATGGAACCACCTAGGATTGACGATATCTCGGCAGAGTATCGAGAGCGCGTAGCAGCCTTGCATCCCCTGGATGCCCAAGGCGATGGTATGCGCAGTCTCATGGGACAGCTGCTGCCAATAATTACTGCAGCGTACAAGATTGTCATAATTGATGAACCAGAAGCGTTCTTGCACCCGCCGCAAGCTCATGCTCTCGGAGCCGAGCTGGGACGTATCGCCGTAAGTACTGGTCTACAAATAATTGTCGCCACTCACGACCGAAGTTTTTTAACCGGTTTGCTCGACTCTGGTGTAGATGTTTCAGTAGTTCGGTTGACCCGCGGTGATGGGCCCGCGCGGGGTAGCCGACTCGACTCGAATCAGCTTAGAGATCTTTGGGCGGATCCAGTGTTGAAGTACACGAATGTACTGGATGGCTTGTTCCACCGATTAGTAGTCGTCGCAGAAGCTGAGGGCGACTGCGCGTACCTCGCGGCTGCAGTGGAGACTGGTGAGCCCAGGGAAGACAGCGTTCCGCGCAACGAAATTTTGTTTGTTCCAACGGGGGGCAAGGATGGGATGGCCAAGGTCGCAGCGGCGCTAACAGCGGTAAACGTTCCAGTTGTCGTTGCACCGGACCTGGATATGCTGGCGGATGTATCAAAGCTTAAGGCTCTCGTTGAATCATTAGGTGCCGAATGGACTACTGAGATGTCTGACGCGTGGCGTCTGGCGACGGTGAACCTCAACACTAGCCGAGAGCCCGCGACTGTTAACGATGTTCTTGTGTCAATAGAATCTGCTTTGCATGAGAGTCGCGGAGAGAAGTTCAGTGCTGAGCACAAAAAGACTATAAGTGCGCTTTCACGCACTAAAGATTCGCCATGGTCTGCCGTAAAAGAGCATGGAATGTCTGCTTTTAAAGGTGAATCATACACGGCGGCGCAAAAATTGCTCGCTCTTTTGGATGAGGCTGGAGTGGTGCTTGTCCGCGAAGGGGAGCTCGAAGGACTTGCGCCAGAGGTCACCGCAAGGAAAGGGCTGCCTTGGCTTCAAGCTGCTTTGACGGATGGACAGCAGAGTAACCAAGTTACACAAGCACACGTGAAAAGAATTCTCAAATCCGGAGTGTTTAAAATTAGAAGTATTGTGAATAGAGCTGCATAG